In the Bacillus amyloliquefaciens DSM 7 = ATCC 23350 genome, CTCGGAGTCCGGCATTGACTTCGGAAAATCACTCAGTACATATATTCATGATTACTTAGGCCTTAATCGGAACTGCCGTTTATTTGAGTTGAAGCAAGCCTGCTATTCAGGAACGGCGGGCCTGCAGATGGCACTTAACTTTATTTTGTCACAGACCTCCCCAGGAGCGAAAGCGCTTGTCGTTGCGACGGATATTTCCCGGTTTTTAATTGCCGAAGGCGGCGATGCGCTAAGCGAGGATTGGTCTTACGCAGAACCGAGCGCCGGTGCGGGTGCGGTTGCCTTATTGATCGGTGAAAATCCGATCGTATTTCAGGCGGATGCCGGCGCAAACGGCTACTACGGCTATGAGGTGATGGATACATGCCGTCCGATCCCTGACAGTGAAGCCGGTGATGCCGATTTATCATTGATGTCTTATCTCGATTGCTGCGAACAGACATTTCGCGAGTACAAAAATCGTGTGCCGGACGCTGATTACAAAGAGACGTTTCACTATCTTGCTTTCCATACACCGTTTGGCGGCATGGTAAAAGGAGCCCACCGGACGATGATGCGCAAGCTTGCAAAAGCGAAAAACGCTGAGATCGAACAGGATTTTCAAACCAGGGTGGAACCGGGGCTCCGCTACTGCCAAAGAGTCGGAAACATTATGGGGGCAGCCTCTTTATTGGCCCTTGCCAGCACGATTGACCAAGGGGCATTCGACACTTCTAAGCGGATCGGCTGTTTCTCCTACGGGTCGGGATGCTGTTCGGAATTTTACAGCGGCGTTGTGACGCCTGAGGGACAAGCACGGCAGCATTCTTTCAAAATAGAAGAGCATCTGAACAACAGATACAGGCTGTCCATGGAGGAGTATGAAGAACTGTTTAAAGGCAGCGGTTTGGTAAAGTTCGGAACACGGAATGTCAAATTGGATATGAATATGATTCCGAAAATATTAGACCATCATGCCGGAAGCCCTCGTTTATATTTGGAAGAAATCACAGAATTTCATCGGAAATACAGGTGGATCTCGTGACCTATGAGACGATAAACGTCCGTTTTCAGCAAAATGTCTGTTTCATCACCTTTTATCGGCCTGAAGCCAACAATACGATTAATGAACGTTTAGTGGAGGAATGTCTGCATGTTCTTTCTGAATGTGAAGACTCCGTGACCTCCGTGGTGCTTGAAGGGCTGCCGGAGGTATTTTGTTTCGGGGCGGATTTCGATGAGATGTACGGGAAAATGAGGCAGGGTATGCAGCATGCGGAATCCCAGGAGCCGCTTTACCGTTTGTGGCTGGCATTAAAATCCGGGCCGTACATCACAATCGCCCGCGTCCGCGGAAAAGCAAACGCGGGAGGTGTCGGATTTGCCGCCGCGTGCGATATCGTCATTGCAGACGAGAGCGCTTCATTCAGTTTATCTGAACTGTTATTCGGGCTTTATCCCGCCTGCGTTCTGCCGTTTTTAATTCAAAGAATCGGCTTTCAAAAGGCGCATTATATGACGGTTATGACAAAGCCCGTGCCGGCACGGCAGGCGCTTGAATGGGGACTTTGTGACGTATGCGTCCCGGACAGCGCAACAGAGCTGAGAAAGCATTTGCTGCGCCTCCGCCCGCTGTCGAAAAAAGCAGTCACCCGCTATAAACATTACATGGATTCCTTAAACGACCTTGTTCATCGTTCGAAATCCATTGCTTTAGCCGAAAATCAAGCGATGTTTTCAGATCCGGATAACCAAACAGCCATCATCCGTTATGCAGAAACGGGGCGGCTTCCTTGGGAAACGGAGAACAGTTAGGAGGATATCATGCCGAACGCCGCAGTTGAACTGCTCGAAATTGAACCGGATATTATCCAAGTGACCATGCAGGATAAAGCCCACAAAAACGCCTTCTCCAAAGAGCTGACGGATGGATTGATGGAGGCCTTCACCCGTATAAAAAAATCGTCAGTCTATAAAGCTGTGATTTTAACAGGCTACGGCCATTACTTTGCTTCCGGAGGCACACAGGAAGGCTTGCTCAGGATTCAGCAGGGCATCACGAAATTTACGGAAGACCGCATGTACTCTTTGGCGCTGGAATGTGATATTCCCGTCATTTCCGCCATGCAGGGCCACGGAATCGGAGGCGGGTTTGTCATGGGGCTGTTCAGTGATTTTGTCATTTTAAGCAAAGAAAGCGTGTATACCGCAAACTTTATGAAATACGGTTTCACCCCCGGAATGGGCGCTACCTTTATCGTTCCGAAGAAGCTTGGGACAAGCCTCGGACATGAAATGCTGTTAAACGGCGGCCACTACCGCGGCGGTGACCTGGAGAAAAGAGGAGTGCCTTTTCCGGTGCTTCCGCGGCAGGAAGTATTAGGCTATGCGCACGAATTGGCCCGCGAGCTTGCGGAAAAACCGAGAAATTCTTTAATTACATTGAAAAGGCACTTGGTGACGCCGTTACGCGAGCAGCTTCCGGCCGTCATTGAGAAGGAGTTAATCATGCACGACCAGACGTTTCATGATGATGAAGTGAAAAAACGAATCACGACGATGTACGGAGTATAAGAAATACATCATACATACAGATGAAATGGAGGCAGCTCTATGAAAAGTGATATGACGGCAAGCGGGTTACTCAAGCCATCTGTCAGCTATGGAAAATCATTGCGGCTTTCAGCGGATCAGCCGATGACGATTCCTGAAGTCCTGCATAAAACCGCCGCGGCAGCGGGAGATCAAAAGGGCATCACATATATACAGCCTGACGGCACCGAAGTGTATCAGACTTACAGCGGCTTGAAAAAGATCGCTCTTTCGATTGTGAAAGGACTCCGCCAATCAGGAGTGAAGGCTCAGGATGAAGTCATTTTACAGCTAAGTGACAATTCTCAGCTGATTCCTGCTTTTTGGGGCTGTGTTTTTTTAGGAGCGATCCCGGTTCCGCTTGCGGCCGCTCCGGCTTACACAGAAATGAACAGCGGGACGCAAAAACTGAAAGACGCCTGGACGCTTTTGAATCAGCCGTATGTCATCACGAGCCGTGAAGTGCTGCCGGAGATGACTGCATGGGCGAAGGAGCAGGAGCTTTCCGGGTTCTGCGCTTTGGCGGCAGAAGATCTTTCAGCGGAGGAAATGGCTGAGGACTGCCATCATCCCCGTCCGGATGATCTGGCGATGCTGCTTTTGACCTCGGGAAGCACGGGCACGCCGAAAGCCGTGATGCTCAGCCATGAAAACATCGTCTGCATGGTTAAAGGAAATATTCAGATGCAAGGCTATACAAGTGAGGATGTCACGTTTAACTGGATGCCTTTTGACCATGTCGGCGGCATCGGGATGCTCCATCTGCGTGATGTTTATCTCGGATGTGAAGAAATCAATATACCGAGCGAATCCATTCTGATGGATCCTTTAAAATGGCTTGATCTGATTGATCATTACCGCGCTTCGGTCACGTGGGCGCCTAATTTTGCCTTCGGACTGCTCGCCGATTTCGCAGAAGACATTCAAAACCGGAAATGGGACTTATCCTCCATGCGTTACATGCTGAACGGAGGGGAGGCCACGGTTGCGAAAGTCGGGCGCAGAATTATGGAGCTTTTAGAGCCGCATGGTCTGCCGGCTAATGCCATCCGTCCCGCATGGGGAATGTCCGAAACATCTTCAGGCGTTATTTTCTCAGATGAGTTTACACTGGAAAACACGAGTGATGATGATCGTTTCGTGGAGATCGGTCTCCCGATTCCGGGGTTTAATATGAGAATTACGGATGACCGCAATCAGGTGGTGGAAGAAGGAGAAATCGGACGTTTCCAAGTGTCGGGTCTGACTGTAACAAGCGGTTATTATGAGCGTCCGGACTTAAACGAGAGTGTCTTTACAGAAGACGGCTGGTTTGAAACGGGAGATCTCGGCTTTCTGCGTGAAGGCCGCCTGACGATAACGGGCCGAACGAAAGATGCCATCATTATCAACGGTGTGAATTATTACAGCCACGCCATTGAATCAGCCGTTGAGGAATTACCGGAAATCGAAACGTCATATACAGCGGCATGCGCCGTCCGGCCGAATCAAAGCACGACAGACGAGCTGGCGATTTTCTTTGTGACATCCGTTCCGTTGGATGAGAACCGCATGACGAAGCTTCTTCATCACATTCACCAGCATGTGACACAGAAAATCGGCGTCACCCCTGATTATCTGCTTCCGGTCGCAAAAGAAGACATTCCTAAGACGGCGATCGGGAAAATCCAGCGCACTCAGCTGAAACATTCATTCGAACAAGGACAATTTGATTCATTACATAATAACAAGCAAGAAGACGGCCGTTCAGAATCGGCTTCTGCGGAGAAAGAGATTGAACGGGATTTTATCCGTTTTCTGAAAGAGGAACTTTCTATCGCGGATGAACTCGTTGATCCGCATACACCGCTTCAAAGTCTTGGCGTCAATTCCATCAAGATGATGAAACTCGCCAGATCGATTGAAAAAACGTATCATATCCGGCTGACGGCGCGAGAGCTGCACAAGAACCCGACCATTGGCGCTTTAGCGGCTTATACCGCTGAAAAAGCGGGTAGCACCTCCGCTGATCATCATCCCGCAAAAGCCGAGCTGCCGGCAGAACGTGAGAAACAGAAAACGGCGCCAGCGCTTTCAGAAGTGCAAAAAGGGCTGTGGACATTGCAGAAAATGTCGCCTGAAACGACTGCATACCATGTCCCGCTCTGTTTCCGATTCACATCAGGAATCAACAAAGAGAAAATGAAGCAGGCGTTTCAGCTCGTATTAACACAGCACCCGATGCTTAAAAGCGCCGTGAAAGAAACAGACGGCGGGCTTTATTTCATAGAATCGGCAGATCCTTTTGTATTTATGGAAGAAGATATTTCTGACGTAAATGAATCACAAATACCCGCTCTGATACGGAAAAAAGTGAAAGAGCCGTTTGTCAAAGAAGGCGGACCTTTGCTGCGTGTGCAGCTGCTTTCAAAATCCGATGCGGAACATTATGTTTTGACAGTCATTCATCACATCGTGTTTGACGGCATTTCATCCATTACATTTATTCACAGCCTGCTGGATCACTATCAGGCGCTGCTTCAGGGAAAAGAAGAGTTTGCGGCTGCTGCTTCCGGCATTCAGCCCGATTACGCAGCTTGGGAAAAGCGGTACTTGGCAAGTGAAGAAAGCAAAGCTTCCCGCGCTTACTGGATGAAACAGCTCGGGGGCGATCTGCCCGACCTCCAGCTTCCGCCGATGCGCACGGACAGCAGTGCTCCGGAGTTTACAGAAGATACGCTGACACGACGCCTTCCTGAACGGCTGCTGAAAAATGTCACGGCGTTTGCCGCATCCCGTTCGATTCACTTGTCCACCGTCATGCTGAGCTGCTACATGGTGCTTTTAGCGAAATATACAGATAAGGAAGATATTGTGGCAGGCATGCCTGCAATGGTCAGACCTGAAGAACGCTTTGATGGTGTGATCGGTCATTTCCTCAACATGCTTCCGATCCGAAGCAAAGCCGGACGAAAAGAAACGTTTGCTGACTTTGTTCAAAAGGTGCAGGATGCCGTTTTGGACGGATTGGATCACTCATTTTATCCGTTTCCGAAAATGGTGCGTGATGTTCATGCGAAACCCCGGCAGAACGGTTCGCCTATTTTCAGCAACGCCTTTTTCTATCAGAACTTTCTGCAGGATTCAAGCTATCAATCGATGCTTGATGAATACAATGAATTCTCCTGTGAGTTTGTAAAAGACATTCATCAGGAAGGGGAATATGACCTTGTATTTGAAATGTGGGAAGAAGCATCCGGCATGGATCTTACGATTAAATACAGCACTGAATTATTCGATGAAGCAGGGGCAGCGAGACTTTTTAACCAATTTGTACAGGCCGCTGAATCTTTGACGGCAAATGCGGATATGCCGCTTGAGGACGTTTCTCTCATGAAAAAAAGAGAGGAGCAAATGATTCTTAAGACTTGGAATGAAACAAGCCGTGAGTATCCGGATGCCTGCTTCCATGAATTATTCGAACGTCAGGCGGCAGAAACGCCTGATGCTTGTGCGGTTGTTTATGAACAGCAAAAGCTGACATACCGCGAGCTGGATGAAAAAAGCACGAAGCTGGCGCTCTTTTTGCAGGCGCACGGCGCAGGGCCTGACGAACTGATCGGCATTTACACAGACCGTTCATTGCATATGGCTGTCGGCCTTCTCGGTATTTTAAAAGCCGGGGGAGCGTATGTGCCGCTCGATCCTTCTTACCCCGCTGACAGATTGGAATATATGATCGCTGACAGCAGGATTTCAATGTGCCTGACGACAGCTGATTTAGAGCATTCATTGAACTGGGGCGGCGTGCAGACAGCTGCCATTGACCGCGATTGGCATGACATTGAACAGACAGCGGCGGAAAGAACGTCGCTGAAGCGGCTGGTAACACCTGACGACCTGGCGTATGTCATTTACACGTCAGGCAGCACGGGCAAACCGAAAGGCGTCATGATTCCGCACCGGGCGCTGACGAATTTCTTATTATCGATGGCGCATGAGCCGGGTCTTTCGTCCGAAGATAAACTGCTTGCCGTTACGACATATTGCTTTGATATCGCGGCGCTGGAGCTGTACCTTCCTTTAATCAAAGGAGCTGAGTGCAACATCTGTAAGACAGAAGTCGCTAAAGACGCACGGAAGCTGAAAGAGCTGATTCAAGAGTACAAACCGACGATCATGCAGGCGACGCCGTTTACGTGGAAAATGCTCTTTCATTCCGGATGGACAAATGAAGAGAAAGTGAAAATCCTTTGCGGCGGCGAGGCGCTTAGCGAACAATTGAAGCAGCAATTCCTTGATACGAAAAGTGAGGCCTGGAATATGTTCGGGCCGACAGAGACGACAATCTGGTCCGCCGTGCAGCGTATAACGGAAAATGAGAGTGCGCTTACGATCGGGCGCCCGATCGCCAATACCCGTGTGTATATTATGGATTCGGGCCTCAATCCTGTTTTAGAAGGGGTGCCGGGAGAACTTTGTATCGCGGGAGACGGATTGGCTAGAGGGTATTTCAACAAGCCTGAGCTGACAGATAAAGCCTTCGTCAGCCATCGGCTCGAACTGGGGTCAAAGCTTTATAAAACAGGCGATATGGCACGTTTTCTTCCCGGGGGCCGCATTGAATACATGGGACGGATGGACAGCCAAGTCAAAATCCGCGGCTACCGTATTGAACCCGGAGATATTGAGAGCAGGCTGAATGCCCATCCGGCCGTTCAGGAAAGCGTAGTTGTTGTGAACAATCACTCCGGAAATGAAAAGCTTTGCGCGTTTTATATCCGGAAAGACGAAGAGCCGCTTCCCTCTTCAAAGGATTTGCGCAATCATTTGAAACAATCGCTGCCGGCCTATATGGTGCCAGTTTCCTTTATCCGCCTGAAAGAGCTTCCGCTCACACCAAACGGAAAAGTTGACCGCAAGCTTCTTGCAGCACGCGATCTGACAGAAAAACAGCCGCAAACAAAAACACGTTCTTCATCTCATATTCAGCAGGCGGTGCTGGCCATTTGGCAGGACGTATTGAAAAGCAGTGACATAGAGCTTGATGACCGCTTTTTTGATGCAGGGGGTGATTCGCTCCTTGCCGTGACTGTAACTGATCGGATTACGCAGGAACTGGATTGTGAATTCAGTGTGACGGAGCTGTTTGAATACGCGACGGTAAAAGACATCAGCCGGTTTATCGCTGAACAAAAACCGAAAGAAGTCATTTCTGCTCCTGTGCCGCAAAAGAAAGTGAATGCAGAAGACCGGAAAAACCCGCCGGGGGAATTTCCTGATTATTACGAAGACAGCGTAGCGGTTATCGGTATATCCTGTGAGTTTCCGGGAGCAAAGGATCATTATGAATTTTGGAATAATATCAAAGAAGGCAAAGAAAGCATCACATTCTTTTCAAAAGAGGAGCTCCGCCGATTCGGTATTTCTGAGGAACTGGCCAGTCATCCCGGCTTCGTTCCGGCGAAATCAGTTTTAGAGGGGAAAGAAATGTTTGATCCCGGTTTCTTCGGCTTTTCACCGAAAGATGCCGAATATATGGATCCTCAGCTGAGAATGCTTTTGCTTCATTCCTGGAAGGCGATCGAGGATGCGGGGTACGTTTCAAAAGAAATTCCGGAAACAAGCGTGTATATGTCTGCAAGCACGAACTCTTACCGCAGCCTGCTGCCGGAGGAGACGACAGAACAGCTGGAAACGCCGGATGGCTACGTGTCATGGGTGCTTGCCCAAAGCGGGACGATTCCGACGATGATTTCTCATAAACTCGGGTTGAAAGGGCCGAGCTATTTTGTTCATGCCAACTGCTCATCTTCCTTAATCGGCCTGCATTCGGCTTTTCAAAGCCTGCAGTCCGGGGAAGCTAAGTACGCCCTTGTCGGCGGTGCGACTCTTCATACGGAATCAAATGCCGGGTATATTCATCAGCCGGGGCTGAATTTTTCAAGCGACGGGCATATTAAAGCGTTTGATGCGGCTGCTGACGGAATGATCGGCGGTGAAGGAGCCGGCGCCGTACTCTTGAAAAAAGCTTCGGATGCCGTTAAGGATGGCGACCATATTTATGCGCTGCTGCGCGGAATCGGAGTCAATAACGATGGAGCGGATAAGGTCGGATTTTACGCGCCGAGCGTTAAAGGACAAGCTGACGTCATTCAGAAGGTTATTGATCAGACGGGCATCCATCCTGAAACGATCGCATACGTCGAAGCTCACGGCACAGGAACGAAACTCGGCGACCCGATTGAACTGTCCGCTCTTCAATCAGTGTACGGCCGATATACAGATAAAAAACAATACTGCGGCATCGGATCAGTCAAAACAAATCTCGGACATTTGGATACAGCGGCCGGAATGGCTGGCTGCATCAAGGTTGTCATGAGCTTATACCAGCAGGAAATCGCGCCGAGCATCAATTACAAAGAGCCGAACCCGAATCTTCATTTAGAAGACTCTCCGTTTTACGTTGCGGAAGCCAAGAAAGAGTTAGGCCGGGAGAACACGGCACACCGCATGGCTTTGAGTTCATTCGGGCTTGGCGGAACAAACACACATGCGATTTTTGAGCAATATCCGGATGCATCTGAAGCAAGAGACTGGGGCGGTCCGTTCATCATTCCGTTGTCTGCCAGAAAAAAAGACCGTCTGAAGGAATACGCAAAACAGCTGCTTGCTTTTCTGGAAGGAAAAACGGATGCTGATCTCGCTGATCTTGCCTACACTTTCCAAGTCGGA is a window encoding:
- a CDS encoding hydroxymethylglutaryl-CoA synthase family protein encodes the protein MAAAGIEAINVFGGTAYLDVMQLAEYRNLDPARFENLLMKEKAVALPYEDPVTFGVNAAKPIIDRLTEAERDRIELLITCSESGIDFGKSLSTYIHDYLGLNRNCRLFELKQACYSGTAGLQMALNFILSQTSPGAKALVVATDISRFLIAEGGDALSEDWSYAEPSAGAGAVALLIGENPIVFQADAGANGYYGYEVMDTCRPIPDSEAGDADLSLMSYLDCCEQTFREYKNRVPDADYKETFHYLAFHTPFGGMVKGAHRTMMRKLAKAKNAEIEQDFQTRVEPGLRYCQRVGNIMGAASLLALASTIDQGAFDTSKRIGCFSYGSGCCSEFYSGVVTPEGQARQHSFKIEEHLNNRYRLSMEEYEELFKGSGLVKFGTRNVKLDMNMIPKILDHHAGSPRLYLEEITEFHRKYRWIS
- a CDS encoding polyketide synthase, coding for MPNAAVELLEIEPDIIQVTMQDKAHKNAFSKELTDGLMEAFTRIKKSSVYKAVILTGYGHYFASGGTQEGLLRIQQGITKFTEDRMYSLALECDIPVISAMQGHGIGGGFVMGLFSDFVILSKESVYTANFMKYGFTPGMGATFIVPKKLGTSLGHEMLLNGGHYRGGDLEKRGVPFPVLPRQEVLGYAHELARELAEKPRNSLITLKRHLVTPLREQLPAVIEKELIMHDQTFHDDEVKKRITTMYGV
- a CDS encoding enoyl-CoA hydratase/isomerase, which codes for MTYETINVRFQQNVCFITFYRPEANNTINERLVEECLHVLSECEDSVTSVVLEGLPEVFCFGADFDEMYGKMRQGMQHAESQEPLYRLWLALKSGPYITIARVRGKANAGGVGFAAACDIVIADESASFSLSELLFGLYPACVLPFLIQRIGFQKAHYMTVMTKPVPARQALEWGLCDVCVPDSATELRKHLLRLRPLSKKAVTRYKHYMDSLNDLVHRSKSIALAENQAMFSDPDNQTAIIRYAETGRLPWETENS